The region AGTCCCACGATGATGCGTCCGTCAGTCATGGCGCTACGCTCACCTGTTCTACGCTCACCTGTTCTACGCTCACCTGTTCTACGCTCACTGTTGTACGCTCACTCCCCAGGGATACACGTAAACGCTTTTGCCCTGCTGACTTGTAAAACCCGACCAGTGCGCCCTTAGCGCCGCTATATCCGGCGTAAAGAGGCGGCCGTCCTCCAACTCTATGTCAAAACCACCTGGCGAGTAGCTTAACATCTTGGGCTCATACTCTTCCAGCAATTGGACGAGGGCGATCGCCTCGTCCGAGCGGTCCTCGCCCCAGCCGCGGACGAGGACGAGGTCGGCGGTTTGCGAAGCGCGTGGGTCTGCGGTGGAAGCATCTCCCAAGACTGTACCATCCAGGGCCAGGATGCGGTCGCCGATACGGATGGCGGGCCGCCGCTCCCAAACGTGGATGAGGACCGTGTCCGGCCAGTGGCGGACGAGGCGTGCCCGCAGGATCCAGGGGTCCAGGGCGAGCCGCCGCGCCCGCCAGCGGTGGACCCAGAGGAGCGGGTCCGCCAGCCTCACCTCGGCCAGCGCCATCACCTCTTCGGCGCTGTAGTGGGCGTTGCCCGAGACCACGACGCTGGCGATGCGCGGATGGTAGAGGCTGAGGGCCACCGCCGCGAGGGCGAGGCCGAGACCTGCGAGGAGCAGGGCGCGGCGCACCTCAGGCCTCCGTCCTCGCGGCCGAGGCTCGGGGCTCGAAGCCCCAGCCTTCCCACTCGAGCTCCAAAGGCACCCCGACCCTGGCCCGGACGAGCCCCAGCAGCCTGATCACGTCCTCGGCGCGGGCATTGCCCAGGTTGACGACGAAATTGGCATGCTCACATGAGACCATCGCCCCGCCGACGCGCAGGCCCTTGAGCCCCGCCGCGTCGATGAGCCTGCCGGCGCTGCCCCCCGGCGGGTTCTTGAAGGCGCAGCCCGCCGACTTGACCTTGGGCTGGCCCTTTCTGGCCGCGTCCACCTTAGCGAGCTGCGCGCCCACCCGTTCGGGTGTGGAGGGCGTGAGCCCCAGGCGCAGCCGGGTGACGACGGCGCCCGCCGGGAGCGTACTCCGGCGGTAGCCCAGGCCGAGGGCGTCCGCGGGCAGGCGTATGGCCGCGCCGCCCACGAACAGCTCGGCCTCTAGAAGCGTGTCGGCGAGGCAGCCGAAGCGGGTGCCGGCGTTCATCTTGAGCGCCCCGCCGAGGGTCGCCGGGACGCCCAACAGGCCCTCCAAGCCCGACAGGCCGAGCCGGCCGGCGCGGCGCACCAGGCCCGGCAGCGGCGTGGCCGCGCCCAGCCACAAGTCGGCCTTGCCGTCGAAGACCCTGACGCTGTTGAAGGCGGGGCCCAGCTTGACGACGCGCTCGCTTACGCCCTCGTCGGCGACGAGCAGGTTGGAGCCCGCGCCCAGGACGCGGTAGGGCTCGCGGGTGGCCTCCGTAAGCTCCCTTTCGCTGCCGACCTCCCA is a window of Deinococcota bacterium DNA encoding:
- a CDS encoding UDP-N-acetylmuramate dehydrogenase, giving the protein MGANRVRRVRLAMLTTLGVGGEAEVWEVGSERELTEATREPYRVLGAGSNLLVADEGVSERVVKLGPAFNSVRVFDGKADLWLGAATPLPGLVRRAGRLGLSGLEGLLGVPATLGGALKMNAGTRFGCLADTLLEAELFVGGAAIRLPADALGLGYRRSTLPAGAVVTRLRLGLTPSTPERVGAQLAKVDAARKGQPKVKSAGCAFKNPPGGSAGRLIDAAGLKGLRVGGAMVSCEHANFVVNLGNARAEDVIRLLGLVRARVGVPLELEWEGWGFEPRASAARTEA
- a CDS encoding FtsQ-type POTRA domain-containing protein; translation: MRRALLLAGLGLALAAVALSLYHPRIASVVVSGNAHYSAEEVMALAEVRLADPLLWVHRWRARRLALDPWILRARLVRHWPDTVLIHVWERRPAIRIGDRILALDGTVLGDASTADPRASQTADLVLVRGWGEDRSDEAIALVQLLEEYEPKMLSYSPGGFDIELEDGRLFTPDIAALRAHWSGFTSQQGKSVYVYPWGVSVQQ